In a single window of the Lebetimonas sp. JH292 genome:
- a CDS encoding NCS2 family permease, translating into MLEKIFKLSEKNTNVSTEVRAGLTTFLAMMYIVPVNASIMSLTGMPFDELITATAIVTMISTILNGIWSNTPVAMSVGMGLNAYFTFGLVKGMHIPWQSALGIVMISGLIFLALSFTKFRVWVLESVPIDVRRAISAGIGMFIAFIGLKGMGVIVDNPATLVSLGNFHDPKVLLGVFGFIVAAVLFAYRIKGAFIIAIIITSIVAWILGLGELPKGIVSMPSGIGDIAFHFDIKSVLTLALLPVIMTFLITDMFDTIGTLAGIGMRAGLFKKGSRELQKTLEADAAATVIGASLGTSTTTSFIESAAGVEEGGRTGLTAVVTGLLFITTLFFLPLYKAIPDNAIYPILVMVGVLMFSELKNIDFSDGTVAVTSFITAVLMPLTYSITIGISAGFVIYLILALLKREFDKINVGTVTLALIGLLAFIFH; encoded by the coding sequence ATGTTGGAAAAAATATTTAAACTTTCAGAAAAAAACACAAATGTTTCTACAGAGGTGAGAGCAGGATTAACTACATTTTTAGCTATGATGTATATAGTGCCTGTAAACGCTTCCATTATGAGTCTGACGGGAATGCCGTTTGATGAGCTTATTACGGCAACTGCAATCGTAACTATGATTTCCACCATATTAAACGGTATCTGGTCTAATACTCCTGTAGCTATGAGTGTAGGAATGGGGCTTAATGCATATTTTACTTTTGGTTTGGTTAAAGGAATGCATATTCCATGGCAGAGCGCCCTTGGTATTGTAATGATTTCCGGACTTATATTTTTAGCTCTTTCATTTACAAAATTCAGGGTTTGGGTTTTGGAATCGGTGCCTATTGATGTAAGAAGAGCTATAAGTGCAGGTATCGGAATGTTTATAGCGTTTATAGGGCTTAAGGGAATGGGTGTTATTGTGGATAATCCAGCTACACTTGTAAGTCTTGGAAATTTTCACGATCCTAAAGTTTTACTCGGTGTTTTCGGATTTATAGTGGCTGCTGTACTTTTTGCATACAGAATAAAAGGGGCTTTTATAATAGCTATTATAATCACTTCAATAGTAGCTTGGATACTGGGTTTAGGTGAGCTTCCAAAAGGGATTGTGTCTATGCCTTCTGGAATAGGAGATATAGCATTTCATTTTGATATAAAAAGTGTGCTTACACTGGCACTTTTACCTGTTATTATGACATTTTTAATTACAGATATGTTTGATACCATCGGTACACTTGCCGGAATTGGTATGAGGGCCGGTTTATTTAAAAAAGGCAGCCGTGAACTTCAAAAAACCCTTGAAGCAGATGCTGCCGCTACCGTAATAGGAGCCAGTCTTGGTACTTCTACCACAACATCGTTTATTGAAAGTGCCGCCGGAGTTGAAGAAGGGGGAAGAACTGGGCTTACCGCTGTGGTTACTGGGCTTTTGTTTATCACAACACTGTTTTTTCTTCCTTTATATAAAGCGATACCTGACAATGCCATTTATCCTATTTTGGTAATGGTTGGGGTTTTAATGTTTAGTGAGCTTAAAAATATCGATTTTTCAGACGGAACCGTAGCTGTTACAAGTTTTATTACAGCTGTTTTAATGCCTCTTACTTATTCTATTACTATAGGTATCAGTGCGGGTTTTGTCATTTATTTAATTTTGGCTTTGTTAAAAAGAGAATTTGATAAAATAAATGTCGGAACTGTAACTCTTGCATTAATAGGATTACTTGCGTTTATTTTTCATTAA
- the rpsK gene encoding 30S ribosomal protein S11 — translation MAKRKVVKKKKIKKQVGRGIVYISATFNNTMITVTDEMGNALCWSSSGHLGFKGSKKSTPFAAQQAVEDAMAKAKEYGIKEVGIKVQGPGGGRETAVKTVGAIEGIKVLWMKDITPLPHNGCRPRKRRRV, via the coding sequence ATGGCAAAAAGAAAAGTAGTTAAAAAGAAAAAAATTAAAAAACAAGTAGGACGTGGAATAGTTTATATTTCAGCTACATTCAATAATACAATGATTACTGTTACTGATGAAATGGGTAATGCTTTATGCTGGAGCTCTTCAGGGCATTTGGGATTTAAAGGAAGTAAAAAATCCACTCCGTTTGCTGCACAGCAGGCAGTTGAAGATGCTATGGCTAAAGCAAAAGAATATGGAATTAAAGAAGTAGGAATTAAAGTACAAGGACCAGGTGGCGGTAGAGAGACAGCAGTTAAAACTGTCGGTGCAATTGAAGGAATTAAAGTACTTTGGATGAAAGACATTACTCCTCTGCCACATAACGGTTGTAGACCAAGAAAAAGAAGAAGGGTGTAA
- the rplQ gene encoding 50S ribosomal protein L17, whose product MRHRHGYRKLGRDSEHRAALLRNLACDLIEHEKIETTVPKAKELRRYIERLVTRAKNADFNTHRFIYSKLGSNKRAKAATQKLIDIIAPKFKERNGGYTRIIKTRFRIGDAAELCTIEFIQD is encoded by the coding sequence ATGAGACACAGACACGGATACAGAAAACTGGGAAGAGACAGCGAGCACAGAGCCGCACTTCTTAGAAACTTGGCATGCGATTTGATTGAGCATGAAAAAATTGAAACAACCGTTCCTAAGGCGAAAGAGCTTAGAAGATATATTGAAAGATTAGTAACTCGTGCAAAAAATGCTGATTTTAATACGCACAGATTCATATATTCAAAACTTGGAAGCAACAAAAGAGCAAAAGCGGCGACTCAAAAATTAATTGATATTATTGCTCCTAAATTTAAAGAAAGAAACGGTGGATATACCAGAATTATTAAAACAAGATTCAGAATCGGCGATGCGGCTGAATTATGTACAATTGAATTTATTCAGGATTAA
- a CDS encoding Hsp20/alpha crystallin family protein produces the protein MWPTVFDPFKELQDIERRLGAVLGANKPVQKVEAFTPAVNEKADENGYYVEVDLPGVKKEDINISVNEGILSISGERKLEKKEEKENYTRIESFFGRFERSFKLPSDADAEKIEAKFEDGVLKVFIPRKPKAEGKKIEIK, from the coding sequence ATGTGGCCAACAGTATTTGATCCGTTTAAAGAATTACAAGATATAGAAAGAAGATTGGGAGCAGTTCTTGGAGCAAACAAACCTGTTCAAAAAGTGGAAGCTTTTACACCTGCTGTAAATGAAAAGGCAGATGAAAACGGCTATTATGTCGAAGTCGATTTGCCCGGCGTTAAAAAAGAAGATATTAATATCAGCGTAAATGAAGGAATTTTGAGTATCTCAGGTGAAAGAAAACTTGAGAAAAAAGAAGAAAAAGAAAATTATACAAGAATTGAAAGCTTTTTTGGAAGATTTGAAAGAAGCTTTAAATTGCCTTCAGATGCAGACGCTGAAAAAATTGAAGCAAAATTTGAAGATGGGGTGTTAAAAGTGTTTATTCCAAGAAAACCTAAAGCCGAAGGTAAAAAAATAGAAATTAAATAA
- the panD gene encoding aspartate 1-decarboxylase, producing the protein MNIKMLYSKIHRATVTDANLNYVGSITIDEELIEKAKMLVGQKVDIVNINNGERFSTYVIKGKKGSGEVCLNGAAARKVHVGDKIIIIAYASMELEEAKKFKPSVIIVNDNNEIIEITDNLKAE; encoded by the coding sequence ATGAATATAAAAATGCTTTACAGCAAAATTCACAGGGCAACCGTAACAGATGCCAATTTAAATTATGTGGGCTCCATTACTATTGATGAAGAACTGATTGAAAAAGCAAAAATGCTTGTAGGTCAAAAAGTGGATATTGTAAATATCAATAACGGGGAGAGATTTTCCACTTATGTAATTAAAGGAAAAAAAGGCAGCGGCGAAGTGTGTTTAAACGGTGCGGCGGCAAGAAAAGTGCATGTAGGGGATAAAATTATTATTATTGCTTATGCGTCTATGGAGCTTGAAGAAGCAAAAAAATTTAAACCGTCTGTTATAATTGTAAATGACAATAATGAAATAATTGAAATTACAGATAATTTAAAGGCTGAGTGA
- the rpmJ gene encoding 50S ribosomal protein L36 — MKVRASVKKICPKCKIVKRKGVVRVICENPRHKQRQG, encoded by the coding sequence ATGAAAGTAAGAGCTTCAGTTAAAAAAATTTGCCCGAAATGCAAAATCGTTAAAAGAAAAGGCGTTGTCAGGGTAATTTGTGAAAATCCAAGACATAAACAAAGACAAGGATAA
- a CDS encoding NifU family protein, which translates to MAEIPFSNEELKEAVAGVIEELRPMLQMDGGDVTLIDVQKPVVFVQLQGGCVGCASAGATLKYGIEKALKEKIYPDLAVMNVPHGYEDKLDELLKYSF; encoded by the coding sequence ATGGCTGAAATTCCATTTTCCAATGAAGAGCTTAAAGAGGCTGTAGCCGGTGTAATTGAAGAGCTTCGTCCTATGCTTCAGATGGACGGGGGCGATGTTACATTGATAGATGTTCAAAAACCTGTTGTATTTGTTCAGCTTCAGGGCGGATGTGTAGGATGTGCAAGTGCCGGGGCCACGCTTAAATACGGTATTGAAAAAGCCCTTAAAGAAAAGATTTATCCGGATTTGGCAGTAATGAATGTGCCGCACGGATATGAGGATAAATTAGATGAGTTACTCAAATATTCATTCTGA
- the rpsD gene encoding 30S ribosomal protein S4: MARYTGPVERIERRLGVSLELKGERRLAGKSALDKRPYAPGQHGQRRTKISEYGLQLREKQKIKYYYGVLEKQFRKFFQEANRQEGSTGENLIKLLERRLDNVVYRMGFASTRRFARQLVTHGHILVNGKKVNIPSYLVKEGDRIEIKEKTKNNTQIQRALELSKQTGIAPWVDVDMDKKVGVFQRIPDRSEVNIPVEERLVVELYSK, translated from the coding sequence ATGGCAAGATATACAGGACCGGTTGAAAGAATCGAAAGAAGACTTGGAGTAAGTTTAGAGCTTAAAGGTGAAAGAAGATTAGCTGGTAAATCTGCACTTGATAAAAGACCATACGCACCGGGTCAACATGGACAAAGAAGAACAAAAATTTCAGAATACGGATTACAGCTTAGAGAAAAACAAAAAATTAAATATTATTACGGTGTACTTGAAAAACAATTTAGAAAATTTTTCCAAGAAGCAAACAGACAAGAGGGCTCAACAGGGGAAAACTTAATTAAATTACTTGAGAGAAGACTTGACAATGTTGTTTACAGAATGGGATTTGCATCTACTAGAAGATTTGCAAGACAGCTTGTAACGCACGGACATATTTTGGTTAACGGTAAAAAAGTCAATATTCCTTCATATTTGGTAAAAGAAGGTGACAGAATAGAAATTAAAGAAAAAACTAAAAATAATACTCAAATTCAAAGAGCTTTAGAATTATCTAAACAAACTGGAATAGCCCCTTGGGTTGATGTAGATATGGATAAAAAAGTAGGCGTATTCCAAAGAATTCCTGATAGAAGTGAAGTAAACATTCCAGTAGAAGAAAGATTAGTAGTTGAGTTGTACTCTAAATAA
- the rpsM gene encoding 30S ribosomal protein S13 produces the protein MARIAGVDLPKNKKVEYALPYIYGIGLTLSRKILKDTGIDPNKRVYELSEEEVSTLNKEIQNNYIVEGELRKIVQLNIKELMDLGCYRGLRHRRGLPVRGQRTKTNARTRKGKKKTVGAKAK, from the coding sequence ATGGCAAGAATTGCAGGTGTGGACTTACCAAAAAACAAAAAAGTAGAATATGCGCTTCCGTATATTTACGGAATTGGATTAACTCTTAGTAGAAAAATTCTAAAAGACACTGGGATTGATCCAAACAAAAGAGTTTATGAACTAAGCGAAGAAGAAGTTTCAACATTAAACAAAGAAATTCAAAATAATTACATAGTTGAAGGTGAACTTAGAAAAATAGTTCAGCTTAATATCAAAGAACTTATGGATTTAGGGTGTTATAGAGGTTTAAGACACAGACGTGGCCTTCCTGTAAGAGGACAAAGAACAAAAACTAATGCAAGAACCAGAAAAGGTAAGAAAAAAACTGTTGGTGCAAAAGCAAAATAA
- a CDS encoding polyprenyl synthetase family protein has product MEDFIKKNLISAKSFHPFFEKALNEMLIAGGKRFRPKLLLAVVNAYNPLLADNAKYAAFAIELIHTYSLIHDDLPAMDNAALRRNHPTLHTTYDETTAILVGDALNTYAFEVLSKAPLHNDIKIELIKILSNAAGPNGMVLGQAVDCYFENKKLNLDELKFLHINKTAKMIAASLKMGAIIVNKPNLADRLYDFGLKLGLLFQIQDDLLDLLDSSKTGKTTGVDENKNTFVTVLGEEEARKKADNLAGEIEKEIKNFDENLKNELEKILSKYLNRHRVIKRK; this is encoded by the coding sequence ATGGAAGACTTTATAAAAAAAAATTTAATTAGCGCCAAAAGCTTTCATCCCTTTTTTGAAAAAGCGTTAAACGAAATGCTAATAGCCGGAGGAAAAAGATTTAGACCGAAACTTCTTTTGGCGGTGGTAAACGCATATAATCCGCTTTTAGCGGATAATGCTAAATATGCGGCTTTTGCAATTGAACTTATTCATACATATTCTTTAATTCACGATGATTTGCCCGCAATGGACAATGCGGCTCTCAGACGGAACCATCCAACCCTTCATACAACTTATGATGAAACAACCGCTATTTTGGTCGGAGATGCCTTAAATACATATGCTTTTGAGGTTTTAAGCAAAGCCCCGTTGCATAATGATATAAAAATAGAACTTATTAAAATCCTCTCAAATGCGGCAGGTCCGAACGGAATGGTTTTAGGCCAGGCGGTTGACTGTTATTTTGAAAATAAAAAGCTTAATTTGGATGAGCTTAAATTTTTACATATAAATAAAACTGCAAAAATGATAGCTGCATCTCTTAAAATGGGGGCTATTATTGTAAATAAACCTAATTTGGCCGATAGGCTTTATGATTTTGGACTTAAACTTGGGCTTTTATTTCAAATTCAAGATGATTTACTTGATTTGCTTGATTCATCAAAAACAGGGAAAACAACGGGCGTGGATGAAAATAAAAATACATTCGTTACTGTTTTGGGAGAAGAAGAAGCAAGAAAAAAGGCGGATAATTTAGCAGGTGAAATAGAAAAAGAAATAAAAAATTTTGATGAAAATTTAAAAAATGAGCTTGAAAAAATTTTAAGTAAATATTTAAATAGGCATAGAGTTATTAAAAGAAAATAA
- the tkt gene encoding transketolase — protein MNSXKKMADTIRFLAADMVQKANSGHPGAALGLADIMVELSEVINLTPHNPHFINRDRLVFSGGHATPLIYSMLYLWGYDITMDDLKNFRQLGSITPGHPEFGHTPGIEVTTGPLGQGVANAVGFAMAKKFLHKKFPEISHKVWCLCGDGDLEEGISYEACSIAGSEGLEDLILIYDSNNISIEGEVSKVFKDDIKKRFASQNFRVLEMNGHDYEDIAKTLKKALQTDGRPTIIIAKTIIARGAVGLEGSEKTHGAPLGEDVIKKSKKAAGFPDDKTFFVPDDVLVRFRCVKEKGELLEAEWRKKANTQEIEEFFNRDFSKIKWPEFEKNVSLATRKSNGEILNAIAKAVPSFLGGSADLAPSNNTHLKDEDDFPHGRNLHFGIREHAMGAINNAFSAYGFLPYAATFLVFSDYLRGALRISALSSHKNYWIFTHDSIALGEDGPTHQPVEHLTALRAVPNLYVFRPADANENVNCWKTALNIDAPVAFALSRQGLKNITPKDVDLSMGAYVLKEGDGVTLLASGSEVNLAMEVAEEIDARVVSVPCFDLFDKQTQEFKKGLLKGKVIAIEAARGLEWYKYADMVIGMESFGASGKGSEVYKYFGFDAEKIINKIKDNK, from the coding sequence ATAAATAGCAANAAAAAAATGGCAGATACAATAAGGTTTTTGGCGGCTGATATGGTGCAAAAGGCGAATTCGGGGCATCCCGGGGCCGCTTTGGGCCTAGCTGATATAATGGTGGAGCTCAGTGAAGTTATCAATCTGACCCCGCATAACCCTCATTTTATAAACAGGGACAGACTGGTGTTTTCAGGCGGGCATGCAACGCCGCTTATTTATTCAATGCTTTATTTATGGGGATATGATATTACAATGGATGATTTGAAAAATTTCAGGCAGCTTGGCAGCATTACCCCGGGTCATCCAGAATTCGGGCATACTCCTGGGATTGAAGTGACAACTGGACCTCTTGGTCAAGGCGTGGCAAATGCCGTAGGCTTTGCAATGGCCAAAAAATTTTTACATAAAAAATTTCCGGAAATTAGCCATAAAGTGTGGTGTCTGTGCGGTGACGGGGATTTGGAAGAGGGCATAAGTTATGAAGCCTGTTCAATTGCCGGAAGCGAAGGGCTTGAAGATTTGATTTTAATATACGACAGTAATAATATTTCTATTGAAGGCGAGGTCAGCAAAGTATTTAAAGACGATATTAAAAAAAGGTTTGCTTCCCAAAATTTCAGAGTGCTTGAAATGAATGGGCATGATTATGAAGATATTGCCAAAACACTTAAAAAAGCACTTCAAACGGACGGAAGACCTACTATTATAATAGCAAAGACAATTATCGCAAGGGGTGCTGTCGGGCTTGAAGGAAGCGAAAAAACACACGGCGCGCCTCTTGGTGAAGATGTTATAAAGAAAAGTAAAAAAGCAGCCGGATTTCCTGATGATAAAACTTTTTTTGTGCCTGATGATGTACTGGTCAGGTTCAGATGTGTAAAAGAAAAAGGTGAATTATTAGAAGCCGAATGGAGAAAAAAAGCAAATACCCAGGAAATTGAAGAATTTTTTAACAGGGATTTTAGTAAAATTAAATGGCCTGAATTTGAAAAAAATGTCAGCCTTGCCACAAGAAAAAGCAACGGAGAAATTTTAAATGCAATTGCAAAGGCAGTTCCGTCTTTTCTTGGCGGAAGTGCGGATTTGGCCCCGTCAAACAACACCCATTTAAAAGATGAAGATGATTTTCCTCACGGGAGAAATTTACATTTCGGTATCAGGGAACACGCAATGGGGGCTATAAACAATGCCTTTAGCGCATACGGGTTTTTGCCTTACGCTGCCACATTTTTGGTATTTAGCGATTATTTAAGAGGAGCGCTTAGAATATCGGCGCTAAGTTCACATAAAAATTACTGGATATTCACACATGATTCCATTGCACTCGGGGAAGACGGGCCGACCCATCAGCCGGTTGAGCATTTAACGGCGCTTAGGGCTGTTCCTAATCTTTATGTTTTCAGACCCGCAGATGCGAATGAAAATGTAAACTGTTGGAAGACGGCACTTAATATCGACGCACCGGTTGCTTTTGCCCTTAGCCGTCAGGGGCTTAAAAACATTACTCCAAAAGATGTTGATTTAAGCATGGGGGCTTATGTTTTAAAAGAAGGTGACGGGGTTACACTCCTTGCAAGCGGAAGTGAAGTGAATTTAGCAATGGAAGTTGCTGAGGAAATTGATGCAAGGGTTGTAAGTGTGCCTTGTTTTGATCTGTTTGATAAACAGACACAGGAATTTAAAAAAGGGCTCTTAAAAGGAAAAGTTATTGCCATTGAAGCCGCACGGGGGCTTGAATGGTATAAATATGCCGATATGGTGATTGGAATGGAAAGTTTTGGCGCAAGTGGAAAGGGAAGTGAAGTTTATAAATATTTCGGATTTGACGCTGAAAAAATTATAAATAAAATAAAGGATAACAAATGA
- a CDS encoding UDP-N-acetylmuramoyl-L-alanyl-D-glutamate--2,6-diaminopimelate ligase: MNYEKLINKNLITDNTEELNKNKFFLKTFQNAKYSKHINSFLTPEDLLKNIKTKFIGITGTNGKTTTAFVLGYLLKNLGYNVAVQGTDGLFVNGKKVEEKTLTTPSIFTTIKRAYRYKPDFFIMEVSSHAIAQNRIEGIEYSAKILTSFSQDHLDYHKSMQEYKKVKESFFQDEAVKIINGKLKVKSEKCKVEVGGYDFNVNCKNLYVLEKPIIENIPMAGEFNKMNFSLAIKTAELLTNYSLLTTHYSLFRGVPGRMEIVSINPLIIVDFAHTPDGMQKVISSVKGKKLVVFGAGGNRDREKRAKMGAVADELAEYIILTNDNPRCENPVNIIEDIKKGIKKTPFEIIVNRKEAIKRAVEISKNFDAVLILGKGDEKYMEFCNKKIPFSDKKEILKYLH; this comes from the coding sequence ATGAATTATGAAAAATTAATAAATAAAAATTTAATTACAGATAATACAGAAGAATTAAATAAAAATAAATTTTTTTTAAAAACTTTTCAAAACGCCAAATATTCAAAACATATAAACTCTTTTTTAACCCCGGAAGATTTATTAAAAAACATTAAAACAAAATTTATAGGAATAACCGGTACCAACGGAAAAACAACCACCGCTTTTGTACTTGGGTATCTGCTGAAAAATTTAGGATACAATGTGGCTGTTCAAGGCACAGATGGGCTTTTTGTAAACGGAAAAAAAGTTGAAGAAAAAACGCTTACAACCCCTTCAATATTTACTACAATAAAAAGGGCTTACAGATATAAACCAGATTTTTTTATTATGGAAGTAAGCTCACACGCAATTGCACAAAACAGAATTGAAGGAATAGAATACTCGGCAAAAATATTAACTTCGTTTTCTCAGGACCATTTAGACTATCATAAATCAATGCAGGAATATAAAAAAGTTAAAGAAAGTTTTTTTCAGGACGAAGCTGTCAAAATAATTAATGGCAAGTTAAAAGTTAAAAGTGAAAAGTGTAAAGTAGAAGTAGGCGGATATGATTTTAATGTAAATTGCAAAAATTTGTATGTTTTAGAAAAACCTATAATTGAAAATATTCCAATGGCTGGAGAATTTAACAAAATGAATTTTTCTCTTGCAATTAAAACAGCTGAATTATTAACTAACTATTCACTACTCACTACTCACTATTCACTTTTTAGAGGTGTTCCCGGCAGAATGGAAATAGTATCTATTAATCCTCTGATAATTGTAGATTTTGCCCATACTCCCGACGGAATGCAAAAAGTAATAAGTTCTGTTAAAGGTAAAAAATTAGTGGTTTTCGGTGCAGGAGGAAACAGGGACAGGGAAAAAAGAGCAAAGATGGGGGCAGTTGCAGACGAACTGGCTGAATATATAATTCTTACAAACGATAATCCAAGGTGTGAAAATCCTGTTAATATAATAGAAGATATAAAAAAAGGAATTAAAAAAACGCCTTTTGAAATAATCGTAAATAGAAAAGAGGCTATAAAAAGGGCTGTTGAAATTTCAAAAAATTTTGATGCAGTTCTGATTTTAGGAAAAGGAGATGAAAAATATATGGAATTTTGCAATAAAAAAATCCCTTTTAGTGACAAAAAAGAAATATTAAAATATTTGCACTAA
- a CDS encoding YbaB/EbfC family nucleoid-associated protein produces the protein MFGNMDLNEMMKKLQESMAEADTKTYTAAAGGGMVEATANGKFEIIDLKIDDSLLDDKESMQILIMSAVNDAVKMALEDKKTQALNMFGGLNLGQ, from the coding sequence ATGTTTGGAAATATGGATTTAAACGAAATGATGAAAAAACTTCAGGAAAGTATGGCTGAGGCTGACACTAAAACATATACCGCTGCGGCGGGAGGGGGAATGGTTGAAGCAACCGCAAACGGAAAATTTGAAATAATAGATTTGAAAATAGATGATTCCCTGCTTGATGACAAAGAATCAATGCAGATTTTAATTATGAGTGCTGTGAATGATGCTGTTAAAATGGCTTTGGAAGATAAAAAAACACAGGCTCTCAATATGTTCGGCGGGCTTAATTTGGGACAATGA
- a CDS encoding DNA-directed RNA polymerase subunit alpha, translating to MNKIKTEVIVPSEVSYKEEENKANIEIYPFEAGFGVSVAHPIRRVLIASTPGFAPVAMKIEGVKHEFDSLKGMLEDVASFIINIKNIRFKLKEGDEAVVDYHFVGPKEIKGADLENDKIEIVTPENYIATLNEEGELKLTLIIKKGMGFVAVENFRDSLPEGFIGLDAYFSPIKKVVYNIENILVEDDPNFEKVIFEIETDGQISPIEAFKNAIDAYLKQFSIFTKEFNIETKTAKNVILDDTYDILFEPIEGLNLRSRSFNALDRAGIKYVGELVLMGKEKIANIKNLGAKSLEEIFDKLDEIGFSINKTLPLEIKKVIEEKLSKLKEN from the coding sequence ATGAATAAAATTAAAACAGAAGTTATTGTCCCAAGTGAAGTTTCATATAAAGAAGAAGAAAATAAAGCAAATATTGAAATTTATCCTTTTGAAGCTGGGTTTGGGGTAAGCGTAGCCCATCCCATAAGAAGGGTTCTTATTGCTTCCACTCCCGGTTTTGCTCCCGTTGCTATGAAAATAGAAGGGGTAAAACACGAGTTTGATTCACTAAAAGGTATGCTTGAAGATGTTGCAAGCTTTATTATTAATATTAAAAACATCAGATTTAAATTAAAAGAAGGTGACGAGGCAGTAGTAGATTATCATTTTGTAGGTCCCAAAGAAATTAAAGGGGCCGACTTGGAAAATGATAAAATAGAAATTGTTACACCTGAGAATTATATAGCCACGCTTAATGAAGAAGGCGAGCTTAAACTTACATTAATTATAAAAAAAGGGATGGGATTTGTAGCCGTTGAAAATTTCAGAGATTCTCTTCCTGAAGGATTTATAGGACTTGATGCATATTTCAGCCCGATTAAAAAAGTTGTTTATAATATAGAAAACATATTGGTTGAAGACGACCCTAATTTTGAAAAAGTTATTTTCGAAATTGAAACAGACGGACAAATTTCTCCTATAGAGGCGTTTAAAAATGCAATAGATGCGTATTTGAAACAATTCAGTATATTTACAAAAGAATTTAACATTGAAACAAAAACAGCCAAAAATGTAATTTTGGATGATACTTACGATATATTATTCGAACCGATAGAGGGCTTAAATCTCAGAAGTAGAAGTTTTAATGCGCTTGATAGGGCCGGAATCAAATATGTTGGTGAACTTGTTTTAATGGGTAAAGAAAAAATAGCCAATATTAAAAATTTAGGGGCAAAATCACTTGAAGAAATATTTGATAAATTAGATGAAATAGGATTTTCTATCAATAAAACACTGCCGCTTGAAATTAAAAAAGTTATTGAAGAAAAATTATCAAAACTTAAGGAGAATTAA